A part of Saccharomonospora amisosensis genomic DNA contains:
- a CDS encoding helix-turn-helix domain-containing protein: MEDHKIVQRNIALQREWYGEPLGDRVRRLVVAFDVSQAYLAEVLGISAPMLSQVMSGRRAKIGNPVVLARLIMLERKVLTPEVAAGSKQAIRAALEDVRTARPTVSSDNIPVGTADDHTVLAALREIAEEENLVQAAERLDAEFPAIADLLRRAGKGA; encoded by the coding sequence GTGGAGGACCACAAGATCGTTCAGCGGAACATAGCGCTACAACGGGAGTGGTACGGGGAACCACTCGGCGACCGGGTGCGGCGCCTGGTGGTGGCCTTCGACGTGTCGCAGGCATACCTTGCAGAGGTGCTGGGTATCAGCGCACCGATGTTGAGTCAGGTGATGAGCGGGCGGCGAGCCAAGATCGGAAACCCGGTGGTGCTGGCGCGGCTCATCATGCTCGAACGCAAGGTGCTCACTCCGGAGGTCGCCGCGGGCAGCAAGCAGGCGATCCGCGCCGCGCTGGAGGACGTCAGGACGGCGCGGCCGACCGTGAGCAGCGACAACATTCCCGTCGGTACCGCCGACGACCACACCGTGCTCGCGGCGCTGCGCGAGATCGCGGAGGAGGAAAACCTGGTGCAGGCCGCCGAACGGCTCGACGCGGAGTTCCCCGCGATCGCCGACCTGCTGCGCAGGGCGGGCAAGGGCGCCTGA